The Rhopalosiphum maidis isolate BTI-1 chromosome 1, ASM367621v3, whole genome shotgun sequence genome has a segment encoding these proteins:
- the LOC113560583 gene encoding acetyl-coenzyme A transporter 1-like, which yields MNKLHKYENDHEEAADSKFTTTNAPNLKGDWLNFYLLLLLYILQGFPIGLSSTLPIILQSRKMVTYEDQALFSIVLWPYTVKVLFAPFVDSLYIQRIGRRKSWLLPIQFLIGTILMYTAMNIDDWLPESGKANLMMIVCVVFAINVLSAIQDVIVDAWSLTMLKKKNLGYASTCNSTGLPIGMFIGSVGPILLVSEDFSNKYFRATPTTGGLMTLQSFMFFWSIIFLLITTLIGIFKKEKDHSFELDHKKISVFQNYKLLWNILKKPEIKLLGIALLTAKFGFSATDSVSSLKLIDAGISKDDIMMTVTGMYAIKFIMPIFVSKYITGPKSMDHYLTMTPFRLIWNITHMVLIYYTPSLINNNGITKVPVYYYCLLAFIFAVTEILSFFMLLALYAFFCRLSDPCFGGTYMALFNTFYFLGWLIPNTLVLKMIDFLTFSTCSNDTQNSCLTPHLKNVCAANGGSCGVYVDGYYITVTICIVIGSIWYFAFRNKFKNYQPIKIVG from the exons ATGAATAAACTACACAAATATGAAAACGATCACGAGGAAGCTGCGGATAGCAAATTTACCACGACAAACGCACCCAATTTGAAGGGAGATTGGTTAAATTTCTACTTGTTGTTATTGCTTTACATTCTGCAAGGATTTCCAATAGGCTTATCGAGCACTCTTCCAATTATTTTACAGAGTAGAAAAATGGTGACTTATGAAGATCAG GCTTTATTTAGTATTGTGCTTTGGCCTTATACAGTGAAAGTTTTATTTGCTCCATTTGTGGATTCATTATACATTCAAAGAATTGGTAGAAGAAAGTCATGGTTGTTgcctattcaatttttaatag gaacAATTTTGATGTATACAGCAATGAATATTGATGATTGGTTACCCGAATCAGGCAAAGCAAACCTTATGATGATCGTATGTGTGGTATTCGCCATTAATGTCTTGTCTGCAATTCAAGATGTTATTGTTGACGCATGGTCTTTAACTATGTTGAAAAA aaAAAATTTGGGTTATGCTTCTACGTGTAATTCTACTGGATTACCAATTGGAATGTTTATCGGTTCAGTTGGCCCAATTTTACTGGTATCCGAGGACTTcagcaataaatattttcgagCTACGCCTACTACGGGTGGTTTAATGACACTTcaaa gttttatgtttttttggagcattatatttttattgattacaaCATTGattggtatatttaaaaaagagaaAGATCATAGTTTTGAATTGGACCACAAAAAGATCAGCGTAttccaaaattataaactattatggaacattttaaagaagcctgaaataaaattattaggaaTTGCTTTGCTGACAGCGAAG tttggattttctgcaacgGACAGTGTATCGAGTTTGAAATTAATCGACGCCGGCATATCTAAAGATGACATTATGATGACAGTGACCGGCATGTATgctataaaatttatcatgCCAATTTTTGTATCCAAATACATTACCGGTCCTAAATCCATGGATCACTATCTTACAATGACACCTTTCag ATTGATTTGGAATATTACGCACATGGTGCTGATATATTACACACCgagcttaataaataataatggaataaCAAAAGTTCCTGTTTACTATTACTGCTTATTAGCATTTATTTTTGCAGTGACTGAA aTACTGAGTTTTTTCATGTTATTAGCATTATACGCTTTCTTTTGTCGACTAAGCGATCCATGTTTTGGTGGCACGTACATGgcgttatttaatacattttactttctGGGGTGGTTAATACCAAATACTTTGGTTCTAAAAATGATTGATTTTCTAACCTTTAGTACATGTTCAAACGACACCCAAAATAGCTGTCTTACTccacatttaaaaaac gtatgtgcTGCAAATGGAGGAAGTTGTGGAGTGTACGTGGATGGTTACTATATAACAGTTACCATATGTATAGTCATCGGATCAATATGGTACTTTGCATTtagaaataagtttaaaaattatcaacctATAAAAATAGTCGGTTAA